A part of Maridesulfovibrio hydrothermalis AM13 = DSM 14728 genomic DNA contains:
- a CDS encoding methyltransferase produces MLAMKPCASFESVNAMLMQSFSAKAVMSAVELKVFDHLQGKAFGAAALADELGLVAERLEPVLDILVAAELLDRKGSSYINSSVASEFLVSGSHFYQGESMRLTMRFNAMVEDCITDLLAGGDVDRVRTDEDWATERTLEGTEQDAKGGALPYVVNFVEKLPGFENFKAMCDIGGNHGMYTMAVLEKNENMHGTVYDLPHVVLQAQKRCNMLGFGDRITMQPLDFREERLPAAQFDLIFTSHVLYAFKDDLSKALAKIAEGLKPGGWFVSSHYSGRNEKGNEMTKASLELLTRLCGYSSHFIEKEELINILESLDFEEIRCRPVHENGLGLMIAGRKA; encoded by the coding sequence ATGCTAGCCATGAAGCCTTGTGCCAGTTTTGAATCAGTAAATGCTATGTTGATGCAATCCTTTTCCGCCAAGGCGGTAATGAGTGCTGTGGAGTTGAAAGTTTTTGATCATCTTCAGGGAAAAGCGTTTGGAGCAGCAGCACTCGCAGATGAATTAGGACTTGTGGCTGAACGCCTTGAACCTGTTCTTGATATTCTGGTGGCAGCTGAACTGCTGGATAGAAAGGGAAGCAGTTATATCAACTCATCCGTAGCCTCGGAGTTTTTAGTATCCGGCTCTCACTTCTATCAAGGGGAGAGCATGAGGCTCACTATGCGTTTTAATGCGATGGTGGAAGATTGCATAACCGACCTGCTGGCCGGCGGAGATGTTGATCGCGTCAGGACTGATGAAGACTGGGCTACGGAAAGAACGCTGGAAGGAACAGAGCAGGACGCAAAAGGCGGTGCACTTCCGTATGTAGTAAATTTTGTAGAGAAACTTCCGGGATTCGAAAATTTCAAAGCAATGTGCGATATTGGTGGAAACCACGGTATGTATACTATGGCCGTGCTTGAGAAAAATGAAAATATGCATGGAACTGTCTATGATCTCCCTCATGTTGTTTTGCAGGCGCAGAAGAGGTGCAACATGCTGGGATTTGGCGACCGGATCACAATGCAGCCACTTGATTTCAGGGAAGAGCGGCTTCCGGCTGCTCAGTTTGACCTCATTTTTACGTCACATGTTCTTTATGCTTTCAAGGATGATTTGAGCAAAGCTCTGGCAAAGATAGCCGAAGGACTGAAACCGGGAGGATGGTTTGTCTCCAGCCATTATTCAGGACGTAATGAGAAGGGGAATGAAATGACTAAAGCCTCTCTGGAACTTTTAACCCGTCTGTGCGGGTATTCATCACATTTTATTGAAAAAGAAGAATTGATTAATATCCTAGAATCACTGGATTTCGAAGAGATTCGCTGCCGTCCTGTTCATGAAAACGGACTGGGACTTATGATTGCGGGGCGAAAGGCGTAA
- a CDS encoding FlgO family outer membrane protein has protein sequence MKICYEIADRMAEQLRAKKITSLKIIKVAFVNIDNINRVSPNGRAYSEFIASRLCQQGFQVVELKLRTNNVEIVPFKGEMMLTYDQYNLAKEHNAAAALLGYYQNRRGEDISVFARIININDNVILASQDVSSL, from the coding sequence ATGAAAATCTGCTATGAGATTGCAGATAGAATGGCAGAGCAACTTAGAGCAAAAAAAATAACTAGCCTGAAAATAATTAAAGTTGCTTTTGTCAATATTGATAATATTAATAGAGTCTCTCCGAATGGCAGAGCATATTCGGAATTCATTGCATCGAGACTTTGCCAGCAGGGCTTCCAGGTTGTAGAGCTTAAACTTCGCACGAATAACGTGGAAATAGTTCCTTTTAAAGGTGAAATGATGTTGACCTATGATCAGTACAACTTAGCAAAAGAACACAATGCAGCAGCAGCTTTGTTAGGCTACTATCAAAACAGGCGAGGAGAAGACATTTCCGTTTTTGCTCGAATAATTAATATCAACGACAACGTTATTTTAGCTTCACAGGATGTAAGTTCGCTTTAA
- a CDS encoding putative bifunctional diguanylate cyclase/phosphodiesterase, which translates to MHAIVDSSDTFFFSNISAGLIILLGGVVCYLFILNKLRKNEPSLYRQTRTSFIILVSLIFSFVLGYSAVLASVIFHYRFDFNSILGPILFLGSIFVLATAYFNVAMFNKLLKSREVLKSQALRDFMTRLPNRRMLVDKIKLAQERKRINKNYDFAVIFIDILNFKKVNDSFGHYTGDKILIQTSNRLLKAVNSVDTVGRIGGDDFILLFDDSSPMETLHKMNHVRASLQKAYEIDGVEFKLDASYGIYFARDEDLPPEEIINRANMAMRRSKQRGKNNFSAFMESMLLKADNLLKFENDFRRGLQNNEFILVFQPQYNLKPNLSLAGFEALVRWNHPKQGWISPGDFIPIAEKTGLIIELDRYVLDRACMHWAQCQRKTPNCSGLSISVNLSAHYIIDSTLVRYVAETIKKHGIEKNTLILELTESAFVTDPVLAAANLESLRELGVKSAIDDFGTGYSSLTYLTRFPTEHIKIDKSFVDGIESDQSSRRIVKSVINLTHGLNMIAVAEGVEKKSQLEILKEMGCDIVQGFYLAKPLSLIDTRTFIKERKLPSENS; encoded by the coding sequence ATGCATGCAATAGTAGATTCGAGCGACACGTTTTTTTTCAGCAATATTTCTGCTGGGTTGATTATACTTCTCGGTGGGGTTGTATGCTATCTCTTTATACTCAATAAATTGCGTAAAAATGAACCCTCTCTCTATAGGCAGACCAGGACCAGTTTCATTATTCTTGTCTCTCTTATATTTTCATTTGTGCTTGGTTATTCGGCCGTTCTGGCCTCTGTTATTTTCCATTATCGCTTTGACTTTAACTCTATTTTGGGGCCGATACTTTTTCTAGGCTCCATTTTTGTGCTGGCTACGGCCTACTTCAATGTAGCTATGTTTAATAAGCTTCTTAAGTCGCGGGAAGTCCTTAAAAGTCAGGCTCTTCGTGATTTTATGACCAGACTGCCGAATAGAAGAATGCTGGTCGATAAAATCAAATTGGCTCAGGAGCGCAAGAGAATTAATAAAAATTACGACTTTGCGGTCATTTTTATTGATATACTGAACTTCAAGAAGGTCAACGACAGCTTCGGGCATTACACGGGCGATAAAATTCTGATTCAGACCTCCAACAGACTGCTTAAAGCTGTAAATAGCGTAGATACTGTCGGCAGAATCGGTGGAGATGACTTCATATTACTTTTTGATGATTCATCACCGATGGAAACTCTGCATAAGATGAATCATGTTAGAGCTTCTTTGCAAAAAGCATATGAAATAGATGGAGTGGAATTCAAACTTGATGCCAGCTACGGCATATACTTCGCAAGAGATGAAGACCTGCCACCTGAAGAAATCATTAATAGAGCCAATATGGCCATGCGCCGTTCAAAACAGCGGGGCAAAAATAATTTTTCGGCTTTTATGGAATCGATGCTGCTTAAAGCTGACAATCTCTTAAAGTTTGAAAATGATTTCCGCAGGGGGTTGCAGAATAATGAATTCATCCTTGTTTTTCAGCCTCAATATAATTTGAAACCCAACCTCAGCCTTGCCGGCTTTGAAGCTCTGGTACGCTGGAATCATCCGAAACAAGGCTGGATAAGTCCCGGTGACTTTATTCCCATAGCAGAAAAAACAGGACTGATCATTGAACTGGATCGTTATGTCCTAGACCGTGCGTGCATGCACTGGGCGCAGTGTCAGCGCAAAACACCAAATTGTTCAGGATTGAGTATTTCGGTAAATCTCAGCGCACACTACATAATCGATTCCACACTGGTCCGGTATGTGGCAGAAACAATTAAGAAACATGGCATTGAAAAAAATACACTCATACTTGAACTGACTGAGTCTGCATTTGTTACCGATCCGGTTCTGGCTGCCGCCAACCTTGAGTCTTTGCGAGAATTAGGTGTCAAAAGTGCCATTGACGATTTTGGTACAGGCTACTCTTCGCTTACATATCTAACCAGATTCCCCACGGAACACATTAAAATAGATAAAAGCTTTGTCGATGGCATTGAATCCGATCAAAGCTCTCGAAGAATCGTCAAATCGGTTATTAATCTGACTCATGGCCTGAATATGATTGCTGTTGCTGAAGGCGTAGAAAAAAAATCGCAACTGGAAATACTCAAAGAGATGGGCTGTGATATTGTGCAGGGTTTTTATCTGGCAAAACCACTTTCCCTTATTGACACTCGTACATTTATCAAAGAAAGAAAATTACCTTCCGAAAACAGCTAA
- a CDS encoding sensor histidine kinase, translating into MSSELPTDFAPAERDSLENVLGTAKQLQENPLIEIFNAVPVPLIIINQKRQAVFCNSVFQTASNCKSIQELIGLRPGEALGCIHANAHEGGCGTSRFCKDCGAALAIIKSLQGENATEECRILRKRDFDDGGEEALDLHVFTSPFKYLDQDFILFTAMDISHEKRKQNLEHLFFHDVLNLVTGLKYAAQTICKTTTSDRISRQCQKMTSAITQIAEEIQAQKALSSAEEGSLRVYPQLTTTGYILNHIREIYSGHNLCVGRHITISPHSINYEFKTDPIILSRILGNMIKNALEASEQGAEITIGANTDNGLVQLWVHNECVIPAQVQRQIFKRSFSTKGDGRGIGTYSMKLLAENYLKGLMAFESSDETGTVFSISLPEKGLF; encoded by the coding sequence ATGAGTTCTGAGCTGCCAACAGATTTTGCACCTGCCGAAAGAGATTCGTTAGAAAATGTCTTAGGTACAGCTAAGCAATTACAAGAAAATCCCCTGATAGAAATTTTTAATGCTGTGCCTGTTCCGTTGATTATCATCAATCAAAAAAGGCAGGCGGTATTCTGCAATTCTGTTTTTCAGACAGCATCAAATTGCAAGTCAATCCAAGAGCTTATAGGGCTGAGGCCCGGTGAGGCTCTTGGATGTATACATGCCAACGCACATGAAGGGGGATGCGGAACAAGCAGGTTTTGCAAAGACTGCGGGGCGGCATTGGCAATAATTAAATCCCTTCAAGGCGAAAATGCGACAGAAGAATGCCGTATTCTGCGCAAAAGAGACTTTGATGATGGAGGAGAGGAAGCTCTGGATTTACACGTTTTCACCTCGCCGTTTAAGTATCTGGATCAAGATTTCATACTATTTACCGCGATGGACATCAGTCATGAAAAAAGGAAACAAAACCTTGAACATCTTTTTTTCCATGACGTTTTAAATCTTGTTACAGGGCTTAAATATGCAGCGCAGACTATTTGCAAGACTACAACGAGCGATAGAATAAGTCGGCAATGTCAGAAAATGACCAGTGCAATCACCCAGATAGCAGAAGAGATTCAGGCTCAAAAAGCTCTTTCCAGCGCAGAGGAAGGCAGTCTTCGGGTCTACCCGCAGTTAACCACAACGGGATACATTCTGAATCATATCCGCGAGATCTATTCCGGACACAATCTATGCGTAGGCAGGCATATTACAATTTCCCCGCATAGCATAAATTACGAGTTCAAAACCGACCCGATCATTTTAAGCAGAATACTGGGAAATATGATCAAGAATGCTCTGGAAGCCTCCGAGCAGGGGGCAGAGATCACTATAGGAGCCAATACAGATAACGGCTTGGTTCAGCTGTGGGTGCACAATGAATGTGTAATACCCGCACAAGTACAAAGGCAGATTTTCAAAAGGTCTTTCTCAACCAAAGGAGATGGGCGGGGAATCGGAACGTACAGTATGAAGCTTCTTGCTGAAAATTATCTGAAAGGGCTTATGGCGTTTGAATCAAGTGATGAGACCGGTACTGTCTTTTCCATATCATTACCGGAGAAGGGTCTTTTTTAA
- a CDS encoding STAS/SEC14 domain-containing protein, whose product MVELIEIAPKVLGLKIDGKITEEDMKKVIAVCEDKMKAEERIAIYVEIVQMNGVTFSALKEDLKFALPNFKRFSRKAVVSDSKWHEPLIKIGDKLFPSIEIKHFNPEEREAAVKWVKE is encoded by the coding sequence ATGGTGGAATTAATCGAAATAGCCCCAAAAGTGTTAGGTCTTAAGATTGACGGTAAAATAACAGAAGAAGACATGAAAAAAGTTATCGCAGTCTGTGAAGATAAAATGAAGGCCGAAGAGCGGATTGCTATTTATGTCGAAATTGTTCAAATGAACGGAGTCACCTTCAGCGCGCTCAAGGAAGACCTTAAATTTGCCCTGCCTAATTTTAAAAGGTTCTCCAGAAAAGCAGTTGTGTCTGATAGCAAATGGCATGAGCCGCTCATAAAGATTGGAGATAAACTTTTTCCGTCCATCGAAATAAAGCATTTCAACCCTGAGGAACGTGAAGCAGCCGTTAAGTGGGTTAAAGAATAA
- a CDS encoding PpnN family nucleotide 5'-monophosphate nucleosidase, whose translation MKTELKIPLIPRKVFPRKPGPEDLEQLKNGLAAPENRMTEIVGALINVHKNDVHDTREIREKFKDMTIELALVNGHINLHCTKVPMDCLYDGRNVIWQSVEHISALIRDMIFAPEVPKGADACRSTYIKKFVENSGLMYRGERGLVMFTWGGHQVPMDEYNFAKELGYWTALFMPDMENITGCGVGVMKAPFKGAQVAYGKQNTFERYGQRDFIGFSEKQILAAEAPNELVTRLLTFPTIEERMEAFIRASHRGKVHPGGAGTIEEILTMLALLSMPENKDIPYDFDLVEKGGGVYFKEFVEYLNLCFGDSLDGLYNVHVGTARSYANFVAYETERLSTKFLWNDDLTFDHRIQEPFEVTFESMEGLDLSRDQESFSLLINLRRFFSAVVHLSVKDPDMLDSWGDDRPLIKGDRNIVEATDLFVRKLAQQGRIHPSKNNTPSYRIE comes from the coding sequence ATGAAAACAGAACTCAAGATTCCTCTTATACCTCGTAAGGTTTTCCCCAGAAAACCCGGACCTGAAGATCTCGAACAGCTTAAAAATGGACTTGCAGCTCCTGAAAACCGCATGACTGAGATCGTCGGCGCACTTATTAATGTTCATAAAAATGATGTGCACGATACACGTGAAATTCGTGAAAAATTTAAAGATATGACGATTGAACTTGCCCTTGTTAATGGACATATCAATTTACACTGTACAAAAGTTCCTATGGATTGCCTCTATGACGGCAGGAATGTCATTTGGCAGTCAGTTGAACATATTTCCGCTCTTATCAGAGACATGATTTTTGCACCGGAAGTTCCAAAAGGGGCTGATGCCTGCCGTTCAACTTATATTAAAAAGTTTGTTGAGAATTCCGGTCTTATGTATCGCGGTGAACGAGGGCTGGTTATGTTCACCTGGGGCGGTCATCAAGTTCCTATGGATGAGTATAACTTCGCAAAAGAACTTGGTTATTGGACCGCTCTTTTTATGCCTGATATGGAGAATATTACCGGTTGCGGTGTCGGCGTTATGAAGGCTCCTTTTAAAGGGGCGCAGGTTGCGTACGGTAAGCAGAATACTTTTGAACGCTATGGACAGCGCGATTTTATCGGTTTTTCTGAGAAACAAATTCTTGCCGCTGAAGCCCCTAACGAATTAGTAACCCGTCTTTTGACTTTTCCCACTATTGAGGAGCGCATGGAGGCGTTTATCCGTGCCTCTCACCGCGGCAAGGTCCATCCCGGCGGGGCTGGAACTATTGAAGAAATTCTGACCATGCTGGCACTTCTTTCCATGCCCGAAAATAAGGATATTCCTTACGATTTTGATCTGGTGGAGAAAGGGGGCGGAGTATATTTTAAGGAATTTGTAGAATATTTAAATCTCTGCTTTGGTGATTCTCTGGACGGACTTTATAATGTTCATGTCGGTACAGCCAGATCCTATGCAAATTTTGTTGCCTACGAAACGGAAAGGCTTAGCACAAAGTTCCTCTGGAATGACGATTTGACGTTTGATCACCGAATTCAAGAACCTTTTGAGGTTACATTTGAATCTATGGAAGGATTGGATTTATCCAGAGATCAGGAGTCCTTTTCTTTGCTTATTAATTTACGCCGTTTCTTTTCGGCGGTAGTCCACCTTTCGGTAAAAGATCCCGATATGCTGGATTCATGGGGGGATGACCGCCCACTGATTAAGGGTGATAGAAATATCGTTGAGGCTACAGACCTGTTTGTGCGCAAACTTGCTCAGCAGGGCCGGATTCACCCAAGCAAAAATAACACACCGTCCTATCGCATTGAGTAG
- a CDS encoding glycosyltransferase: MNKLLLINCRQDMVNAFIELGCEVRCIRSSGRELDIPAKLAELEFDPDLVFQQEILGLRLFLRGLHTLNCVRIYWSVDTHLNMHWHGLYGSLFDGVLTAHKKYVSSLGKVCDADICWVPWMGGRPGPEIGTGKGIIPYTKRIHDMTFVGRVSKERRSRQWFVDFLNSSYNLYLADGLSYSEMMETYRQTRIVPNEAIFGEINFRLFEACSCGCAMVTPDIGEELGELFEIGKEIEVYNDALELKEILSRFYRDPAYAASMGLAAYERVLRDHLPVNRASRILDFAKEVTVRKIDSHRAELLNLLIDATLGEAGDPAVKWEKLIAQLLLIPAGDQRDTALMRFFARADILDGYMGVARPYLVKQRKSADCIFNMTASLCALKLNQWDIAKHFWYSYSSGKYSENISKPQNEAHLFILWGEELCKCGLSIRSGVVFNERSGIPACGADCFFAALYKQPANLDIYKHLDSIFRNVKGAEPSRLGFLSHLSLHNPDDWRISTEVGITNLKVFRISEGLHELENARKIAARFGGERFFKRKIESELPLMRNMFNNA, from the coding sequence ATGAACAAACTTCTGCTGATTAACTGCCGTCAGGATATGGTAAATGCTTTTATCGAGCTTGGCTGCGAAGTGCGCTGCATTCGTTCCTCGGGGCGGGAACTTGATATTCCTGCGAAACTTGCAGAACTTGAATTTGATCCGGACCTTGTTTTTCAGCAGGAGATATTGGGGCTGCGTCTTTTCTTGCGAGGGCTTCATACGTTAAATTGCGTGCGCATTTACTGGTCCGTGGATACTCACCTGAATATGCACTGGCATGGCCTATATGGTTCACTGTTTGACGGTGTGCTTACAGCTCATAAAAAATATGTTTCTTCTCTGGGTAAAGTCTGCGATGCAGATATTTGCTGGGTTCCGTGGATGGGAGGCAGGCCGGGACCTGAAATCGGGACCGGAAAAGGGATCATTCCATATACAAAACGAATCCATGATATGACCTTTGTGGGGCGGGTCTCAAAAGAAAGACGCTCCAGACAATGGTTCGTAGATTTTCTTAATTCAAGCTACAATCTATATCTGGCGGATGGGCTGAGCTACAGTGAAATGATGGAGACTTACCGTCAAACCAGAATTGTTCCCAATGAAGCTATTTTCGGGGAGATTAATTTTCGCTTATTTGAGGCATGTTCGTGCGGATGCGCTATGGTCACCCCGGACATAGGAGAAGAGCTGGGTGAACTTTTTGAGATAGGCAAAGAAATAGAAGTTTACAATGATGCGCTTGAACTTAAAGAAATTCTTAGTCGCTTTTATCGTGATCCCGCTTATGCAGCATCTATGGGATTAGCTGCCTACGAAAGAGTTTTGCGTGATCATCTGCCAGTAAACCGGGCTTCTCGTATTTTGGATTTTGCAAAAGAGGTAACTGTACGCAAAATCGATTCGCACAGGGCTGAACTGCTGAACCTTCTTATTGATGCCACTTTGGGGGAGGCTGGAGATCCTGCTGTTAAATGGGAAAAGCTTATAGCTCAGCTCTTACTGATTCCTGCGGGCGATCAGAGGGATACTGCCCTGATGCGGTTTTTTGCGCGCGCAGATATTCTGGATGGCTATATGGGAGTGGCCCGTCCTTATTTGGTGAAACAGCGAAAGAGTGCGGATTGTATTTTTAATATGACTGCTTCTCTTTGCGCGCTGAAACTTAATCAGTGGGATATTGCAAAGCATTTCTGGTATTCTTATTCGTCCGGAAAATATTCTGAAAATATAAGTAAGCCGCAGAATGAAGCACATCTTTTCATATTGTGGGGAGAAGAGCTTTGCAAGTGCGGTCTGAGTATTCGTTCTGGAGTTGTTTTTAACGAAAGATCAGGCATTCCTGCTTGCGGGGCTGATTGTTTTTTTGCTGCTTTGTATAAGCAGCCTGCTAATCTTGATATATACAAGCACCTTGATTCTATCTTCAGAAATGTAAAAGGGGCTGAGCCGAGCCGGCTCGGTTTTCTATCTCATCTTTCCCTGCATAATCCGGATGACTGGCGCATAAGTACGGAAGTTGGAATAACAAATTTAAAGGTATTTCGTATTTCTGAAGGTCTACATGAGCTTGAGAATGCCCGTAAAATAGCTGCTCGGTTCGGTGGAGAACGGTTTTTTAAACGTAAAATAGAATCTGAATTACCACTAATGAGAAATATGTTTAATAATGCCTAG
- a CDS encoding Hpt domain-containing protein, whose product MRAGAVFNEKAFFAHLGGDIELGLEILIVYVVDAPARAESLAEALEAEDQDRVIKFSHALKGISATIRAEKITMLAEKVERAARKNQLDEAKQVMPLIAEQLDSVLEMVKSILSEHGK is encoded by the coding sequence ATGAGAGCTGGTGCTGTGTTTAACGAAAAGGCTTTTTTTGCACATCTGGGCGGTGATATAGAATTGGGTCTTGAGATTCTCATAGTTTACGTTGTGGATGCTCCGGCCAGAGCTGAATCCCTTGCTGAAGCTCTTGAGGCTGAGGATCAGGACCGGGTCATAAAATTTTCTCATGCATTAAAAGGCATTTCCGCGACAATAAGAGCAGAAAAAATCACCATGCTTGCTGAAAAAGTGGAGAGGGCAGCCAGAAAGAATCAACTGGATGAAGCTAAACAAGTTATGCCTTTAATCGCTGAACAACTTGATAGCGTTCTTGAAATGGTTAAAAGTATCCTTAGTGAACATGGAAAATAA
- a CDS encoding HAMP domain-containing methyl-accepting chemotaxis protein has protein sequence MFKNLKLGWKIGGGFVVVLLLTIIVGGVGWYGLSKVSEENSRTDVVSKAVADMYTSRLMVLYYSLKGTKDYEDKFYASISAISNNISANKDLFTAKGFAEVSKIDAKAIKYKEIFNDYKKYETEKKQAVINCIAASENLNRYVSRMESQGKEFIQKSFNSITASTEARDAFDGYSTLGEADRLFRNARTLVNAYLRTGSSEYISQVRDDLNSIITMCSSLNTNSWVEKSSGWNIAELENETRAYLDSFNVIVEKAALQSSELKAMAAVGVEALSLSEQIMAQQQIATDDVMKASFSMILGGLVIALLCGGIISYIVTSVITGPIRKGVSFAENMSRGDFTGTLDINQRDEIGILAAALNDMVVKLSSVVSEVGSSSENVASGSEELSATAESLSQASTEQAANVEEVSASMEEMTANIRQNAENAQQTEQIAVQSSRQAERGGEAVSKAVDAMKNIAEKISIIEEIARQTNLLALNAAIEAARAGEHGKGFAVVAAEVRKLAERSGEAAGEIGELSSSTVGVAEKAGEMLTLLVPDIKRTAELVQEIAAGSSEQLSGVEQINKAVQQLDQVTQQNASASEEMASTSEELSSQAEQLQQVMSFFRVSSQPQRRARSRALPASRPTAGSHASAPVSEFRAQSVPSKVENQTNAASSGVALDMGNDFSDGDFEKF, from the coding sequence ATGTTTAAGAACCTGAAACTCGGATGGAAGATTGGCGGTGGGTTCGTTGTTGTGCTGCTCTTAACCATTATTGTGGGCGGAGTAGGGTGGTATGGTTTATCTAAAGTTTCAGAAGAAAATTCCCGTACGGATGTAGTCAGCAAGGCTGTTGCAGATATGTATACATCCAGACTTATGGTGCTGTATTATTCTCTTAAAGGCACAAAAGATTATGAAGATAAATTTTATGCATCTATCAGCGCGATAAGTAATAATATTTCCGCAAATAAAGACCTGTTTACAGCCAAAGGATTTGCTGAAGTATCTAAAATTGATGCAAAAGCAATCAAATACAAAGAAATATTCAATGATTATAAAAAGTATGAAACCGAAAAAAAACAAGCTGTTATAAACTGCATAGCAGCATCTGAAAATTTGAACAGGTATGTATCCCGGATGGAAAGTCAGGGTAAAGAATTTATTCAGAAAAGCTTCAACTCCATAACTGCCTCTACTGAAGCCAGAGATGCTTTCGATGGATATTCTACACTGGGCGAGGCTGACAGGCTTTTCCGTAATGCCCGAACTCTGGTTAATGCTTACCTGAGGACTGGTTCCAGTGAGTATATTTCGCAGGTCCGCGATGATCTTAACTCAATCATTACTATGTGCAGCAGCCTGAATACAAACAGCTGGGTTGAAAAAAGTTCAGGTTGGAATATTGCTGAGCTGGAGAATGAAACGCGTGCCTACCTTGACAGTTTTAATGTGATTGTCGAGAAGGCCGCCCTTCAAAGCTCTGAGCTGAAAGCCATGGCTGCTGTCGGTGTTGAGGCCCTTAGTTTAAGTGAGCAGATTATGGCTCAGCAGCAGATTGCCACTGACGATGTTATGAAAGCATCCTTTTCCATGATTCTGGGCGGACTGGTTATCGCTCTTCTGTGTGGCGGAATAATCTCATATATTGTTACCAGCGTAATTACCGGACCAATCCGCAAAGGTGTCTCTTTTGCGGAAAATATGTCCCGGGGGGATTTTACCGGCACACTTGATATTAATCAGCGTGATGAAATCGGAATTCTGGCAGCTGCCTTGAATGATATGGTTGTTAAGCTGTCGTCGGTTGTTTCCGAAGTTGGCAGTTCTTCTGAAAATGTCGCTTCAGGCAGTGAAGAGCTTTCCGCTACGGCTGAAAGTCTTTCGCAGGCTTCAACGGAGCAGGCCGCTAATGTTGAGGAAGTCTCCGCTTCAATGGAAGAAATGACCGCAAATATCAGGCAGAATGCAGAGAATGCCCAGCAGACCGAGCAGATAGCAGTACAGTCCTCAAGGCAGGCTGAAAGAGGCGGCGAAGCTGTGAGCAAGGCTGTTGATGCCATGAAGAATATTGCCGAGAAGATTTCCATTATTGAGGAAATTGCACGCCAGACTAATTTGCTGGCTCTTAATGCCGCTATTGAAGCTGCGCGTGCCGGAGAGCATGGCAAGGGATTTGCTGTTGTTGCAGCTGAAGTAAGAAAGCTTGCTGAGCGAAGCGGTGAAGCTGCCGGAGAAATTGGTGAACTTTCCTCCAGCACTGTCGGGGTTGCCGAAAAGGCCGGCGAAATGCTCACTCTGCTTGTACCGGATATTAAGCGCACAGCGGAACTGGTGCAGGAGATTGCTGCGGGTAGCAGTGAACAGCTTTCCGGAGTTGAACAGATCAACAAGGCTGTGCAGCAGCTCGATCAGGTTACTCAGCAGAATGCATCTGCTTCTGAAGAAATGGCTTCCACCTCTGAAGAGCTTTCAAGTCAGGCTGAACAGTTGCAGCAGGTGATGAGTTTCTTTCGGGTAAGTTCCCAGCCTCAGAGAAGAGCCAGATCCAGAGCACTTCCTGCTTCACGTCCTACAGCTGGCTCTCATGCCTCTGCGCCTGTAAGCGAGTTTCGGGCGCAAAGCGTTCCTTCAAAAGTTGAAAACCAGACAAACGCGGCCTCTTCAGGTGTTGCCCTCGATATGGGGAACGATTTTTCTGATGGGGATTTTGAGAAATTCTGA
- a CDS encoding chemotaxis protein CheW produces MSVEINSTTNQYLTFTLNKDIYALDISSVREVLELTPITRIPRTPKFMRGVINLRGHAVPVVDMRLKFGMSRTEDTINTCIIIVEVVFDGENTVMGALADSVREVIELTESMIEEPPRMGTTIKTDFIRGMGKQDDDFVIILNINKILSVEELAMLKSVQHDSPGAEVMQEVNPSQGMTLSL; encoded by the coding sequence ATGAGTGTTGAAATTAATAGCACAACCAATCAGTATCTGACCTTTACCTTGAATAAAGATATATATGCGTTAGACATTTCCAGCGTGAGAGAAGTGCTGGAACTTACCCCGATTACCCGGATTCCCAGAACTCCTAAGTTCATGCGGGGGGTGATCAACCTCAGGGGACACGCTGTCCCTGTCGTTGATATGCGGCTAAAGTTCGGAATGAGCAGGACAGAGGATACTATTAATACCTGTATCATTATAGTTGAGGTTGTCTTTGACGGTGAGAATACTGTCATGGGAGCTTTGGCCGATTCTGTACGCGAAGTTATTGAGTTGACTGAAAGCATGATAGAAGAGCCTCCGAGAATGGGGACAACCATCAAGACTGATTTTATCCGCGGAATGGGTAAACAGGATGATGATTTTGTCATTATTCTCAATATTAACAAAATTCTCTCAGTTGAAGAGCTTGCAATGCTTAAGAGTGTTCAGCATGATTCACCCGGAGCTGAAGTTATGCAGGAAGTTAATCCATCACAAGGGATGACTCTTAGTCTTTAG